A single window of Rubripirellula lacrimiformis DNA harbors:
- a CDS encoding type VI secretion system baseplate subunit TssE: MLPNQRIDRPTSSLLDRLIGNHDGADVAVRFARSQAAGEETSAMASSIVPSSNATITRRQQRKQIGILRTQIQRDLLALFATRRLSEDTDLEAWPLVRNSVLNYGIPDLSGSTGSSINTGKLQQELTSVIKSFEPRLRPDTLTVTCRVNEFSIGDLTVDIEALFGPADGLETFAMGIAINLGSGQCHATDPSQIRRAG; encoded by the coding sequence ATGTTACCGAATCAACGGATTGATCGTCCCACATCGTCGTTGCTAGATCGATTGATCGGCAATCACGATGGTGCGGACGTTGCGGTACGCTTTGCGAGAAGCCAAGCGGCAGGCGAAGAAACGTCCGCGATGGCCTCGTCCATCGTACCGTCATCCAACGCAACGATCACGCGGCGCCAACAGAGGAAACAGATCGGAATCCTGCGAACTCAGATTCAGCGAGACCTGCTCGCTCTATTTGCAACGCGGCGACTATCCGAGGACACCGATCTAGAGGCGTGGCCGTTGGTTCGCAACAGTGTGCTGAACTACGGGATCCCCGATCTGTCGGGATCAACCGGCAGCAGCATCAACACCGGAAAATTGCAGCAAGAACTGACCAGCGTCATCAAGAGTTTCGAGCCGAGACTGAGGCCCGATACCTTGACGGTCACTTGCCGCGTGAACGAGTTTTCGATCGGCGACTTGACCGTCGATATCGAAGCGTTGTTCGGTCCAGCCGACGGGCTGGAAACATTTGCGATGGGCATCGCCATCAACCTGGGCAGCGGTCAATGTCACGCGACCGATCCCAGTCAGATTCGACGGGCAGGCTAG